The nucleotide sequence ATGGAAAAAAAAATTTATATACCTGATATTGGTTTAGAAAAAGCAGAGATAATTGAAATATTTGTAAAAAAAAATGATTTAGTAAAAAAAAATGATTCTTTGATGATAGTAGAAGGAAGTAAAACTTCTATGGAAATACCTTCTCCATATTCAGGAACCATTAAAAATATATTTAAAAAAATAGGTGACAAAATAAAAACAAATTCATTAATAATGGTTTGCAAATTAAGCAACGATAAAAAATTTGACATAAATGAAAAAAAAATAAAAAAAATAGATAATTATTATTTAAATAAAAAACAATTTATAATAAATGCTTCTCCTATGATAAGAAAATTAGCGAGAATAAAAAATATAAATTTAAATGATGTTAATGGAACTGGTTTAAAAGGTAGAATATTGAAAGAAGATTTAAATATTTATATAAAAAAAAATATTAATAATATAAATATTGATAAAAAAATTAAAGAAATAATTTGTTTTAAAAAAAGTAAAAAATTTAAAAAAGAAAATACAAAAGAAATTCTATTTTCTAGTATACAAAAAATTTCTAGTCAAAGATTACATAAAAATTATCTAATGGTTCCACATGTTACACAATTTGATGAAGTAGACATAACTGATTTAGAAAAATTTAGGAAAAAATATAACAAAAGTATTTCATCAAAAAAGTTGACTTTACTTCCTTTCATAATAAAAGCTGTATCAAAATCTTTAGAAAAATATGAAAAATTTAATTCTAGTTGGTTAAATAATAATAAAATAATAATAAAAAAATATATTAATATAGGAATTGCAGTGGCAACAAAAAATGGATTAGTAGTTCCAGTTATAAAAGATGCAAATAAAAAAAATATTAAAAATATTTTTGATGAAATTATTAAAATAGTTAAATTATCTAAAAAAAGTAAATTAAAAATTAATCAATTACAAGGAGGAACTTTTACCATATCTAATTTAGGAGGTATTGGAGGAAAGTTTTTTACTCCTATTATAAACTGTCCAGAAGTTGCAATTTTAGGAGTATCTAAAAGTTTCATAAAACCAGTTTGGAAAAAAGATAATTGGATTCCTAGAGTGATATTACCGTTATCATTATCTTTTGATCATAGAATAATTGATGGAATTGATGCATCTATTTTTATTACATATATAAACAAAATTTTATCTGACATTCGTTATATAATAATGTAAATTAAATGTGAAAACAATTATTATAAATAATTTTTATAAAAAATAAATATTTAAAAGGCAAATTTTATGTCTAAAAAAGAAATAAATACTCATGTAGTTGTAATTGGATCCGGGCCTGCAGGATATTCAGCAGCATTTAGATGTTCTGATTTGGGTTTAAAAACTTTGTTAATTGAAAAAAATAATTTTTTAGGAGGAGTTTGTTTAAACGTAGGGTGTATACCATCAAAATCATTATTATATATCGCAAAAATAATAAAAGAAACAAAAAATATATCTAATTATGGTGTTAAATTTGAAAAATGTAAAATAGATATAAATAAAATAAATAATTGGAAAAAAAATGTTATATTAAAACTTAATAATGGATTAAAAAATTTATCAAATAAAAAAAAAATAAAAATTATTTATGGTAATGCAAAATTTATTAATAACAAAAAAATAAAAGTCAAACAAAACAATAAATATATATATATAAATTTTAATTATGCGATTATATCTACAGGATCCAAACCTGCTAAATTACCTCTAATTACATATAAAAATAAACGTATATGGAATTCCACTGAAGCTTTGAAAATTCCTTATATTCCTAAACGTTTATTAATTATCGGTGGTGGAATAATAGGTTTAGAAATAGCAACTATATATAGTTCTTTAGGTTCAAAAAAAATAAATATAATTGAAAATTCTGAACAAATATTACCTTTTTTAGATAAAGATGTTATAAATATGTACCAAAAAGAATCTAACAAATATTTTTCTATAATGTTAAATTCTTTTATATCTAAAATTATGTTAAATAAAAAAAATATATCTGTAATCATAAGAAAAAAAAATAATTCATTAAAAATTGAAAAAGAATATGATGCTATTCTTGTTTCAATTGGTAGAGTACCTTCAATAAATATTATAAAAAATAGTAATTTAAATATTAAAATTAAAAATAACTTTGTTAAAGTAAATAATCAAATGTGCACTAATATATCTAATATTTATGCTGTAGGTGATATTACAGGTAATCCCATGTTAGCACATAAAGCAATTCATCAAGGTAGATTAGCAGCAGAAGTTATTTCAGGAAAAAAACATTTTTTTACTCCTAAAGTTATACCTTCTGTGGCATATACTGATCCTGAAATAGCTTGGGTTGGTATAACTGAAAAAGAAGCTATAAAAAATAAAATATCATATAAAACATCAACTATTAATTGGAATATGTGTGGAAAAGCTATATCTTCTAATAACACCAATGGTTTAACAAAACTTATTTTTGATACAAATAATAGAATAATAGGTGGATTAATTGTAGGTCATAATGCTGGAGAAATAATTTCAGAAATATCCATTGCAATTGAAATGTGCTGTGATGCTGAAGATATTTCTTTAACAATACATCCTCATCCAACTTTAAATGAAACAATTCGTATGGCCGCAGATTTATATCAAAAAACATCAACTGATATTTAATATTTAAATAATTAGTTATTTATAAAAATATTTTTTTCTAAAAATTACTTAGATTATTTTTAATAATATTAAAATTTTCTAAAACACAAAATAATATTTTTGAAGAATTATAAACAGATAAAGATAAAAAATTTTTAAAATCATAATGAGATTTTTCGTTAGAAAAATCAGATATAGATTTTATTACTATGATCGGTATTTTAAATTTATAACAAACGTGAGATATGGCACATGATTCCATATCTACAGCTATTGCTTTAGGAAATTTTTTTAAAATATTAATACTTCTTTTTTTGTTTATAAATTGGTCCCCAGTTAACAATAATCCTGTTATAATTTTTTTTTCTGAAATAATTTTGTTTTTAAATTTATTAAATATAATTTTATTTATTTTCATAAAAGCAGGTATTTTAGGTATTTGTCCTAATTTATATTTAAAAGCAGTAACATCAACGTCATGATACCCAATTTTATTGGGTATTAATATAGTTCCTATTTTATATTTATTACTCAAACTTCCAGCAGAACCTATATTAATCATAATTTTTATATCAAAATTATTTATTAATATCATACTACTTATTGTTGCTGAAACTTTTCCTATCCCAGAAATGATAATATAAATAACAAAATTATATACTTTACCAAAATAAATTTTAAAACCACAAATTTTTATTTTTTTTTTGTTTTTTATTTTTTTATATATTAAAAAAGCTTCTTTTTTAATTGCAACAATTACACCTATCTTCATATTTTTTTTATTATTTTTATTTTTTAAATGTTAAACGATATTCCACAACTACATGTATTTTTTGCATTAGGATTAATTACTATAAATTTAGAACTTTGCAAAGTTTTTTTATAATCTAATGTGCTTCCTATTAAATATTGAAAACTAATATAATCTACAACTAAAACAATTTTTTTTTTTATATAAATATCATTTTTTTTTAATGCATTGTCTGTGCAAAACAAATATTTGAATCCATTACATCCTCCTCCTGTTATGTATATTCTAAAATATTTTTTTTTGTCATCATTAAGTATTATTTTTTTAATTCTTTTTATTGCATTTTTCGTAATATTTAATTTTTGTTTTTCAACATTATTCATTTTATTTTTCCATACAAAGAATTAATTTTAAAATAACTAAATTTTTTATTTATATTATTTTTTTTCTATAGTGCGCATAATTGCACTACGAGAAGATCTGTTTTTTTGTTTTTCATGAACACTAGGAAATATTTTACTAATTATTTTTATTTTTTTTTTTCTTATACTATTTATTTGAATTTCTGTAAGAGGTAGTTTATTAGGTATTGAAATTTTACCGCTAAATTTGTTTATAAATTTTTTTACTATTTTATCTTCTAATGAGTGAAAACTAATAATTGTCAATCTTCCTTTTTTTTTTAATATTTTTAAAGAGTGATTTAGTATTGATTTCAATTCTTTTAATTCTTGGTTAATAAATATACGAATTGCTTGAAAAGTTTTAGTAGCCGGATGTTTATTTCTTTTTCTTAAAAAAATGTTATTTTTGATAATTTTTGATAATTCTAAAGTATTTTTTATATCTTTTTTTTTTTTATAATTAAATATTAATTTAGCTATTTTTTTAGAAAATCTTTCTTCACCATATTTTCTTAATACTAATTCAATAGATTTTTGATTAGATTTTGACAACCATTGACGAGCGTTGATGTTATTTTTATTAGAATTGTCTATTCTCATATCTAAAGGTCCTTTTTTAATAAAAGAAAAACCTCTTTTAGGATCATTTAGTTGTATAGATGATATTCCTAAATCTATTATTATTCCATTAATTAATCCTAACATTTTTTTTTTTTTGATATATTTTATTAATTTTGAAAAACTCAAATGTATTATTTTAAATCTATTATCTTTTATTTTTTTTTCTCCATATTTTACTGCTTTTAAATCTTTATCTATTGCGTATAATTTTCCTTTACTATTTAATTTTTCTAATATTTTTTCAGAATGACCTCCTCCTCCAAAAGTACAATCTATATATATACCATTAGGTATAATATTAAGAGATTTAATGCTTTCTTTTAACAAAACACTTTTATGTTTTTTTATCATATTATTTTTATGTATATTTAACAAATATTTTTTATTGTTTGTATTATATTTTTTTTAATACATATATATATAAATATATTAATTCTTATGTATTACTACAATTCCCGATCTAGATGTTTCAATAATATTAGAATCTTCTTTTATTATTTTTATGAAAGAATTTATCCTTTTATTGTTGTCTGTTAATTGAATTATATATTTGTTTAATTTGATATTTATTATTTTTCCTTTAAATTTTTTTATATTTTTTTCTATTTCTTTTTTTTTATGTTTTTTTAATTTTATTTTTAACAAAATTATTTCTTTAGTAATATAATCTAAAAAATTCAACTCTCTAACTTGTAAAACATCTATCAATTTATGTAATTGTTTTTTAATTTGTTCTAAAGTATTATTATCTCCAATAGTTTGTATAGTCATGGAAGATAAAGTTGGATCTTCTGTAGGAGAAACGGTTAAACTTTCAATATTGTATCCTCTTTGTGAAAATAAGCCAACTACTCTTGATAAAGCTCCTGATTCATTTTCCAGAATTATTGATAATGTTTTAAGCATTATAAACTCTCTTTTTTTTAGGATGTCTTAATAACATATCTTTCATTGATCCATTTCTAATTTGCATTGGATACACATGTTCTTTTTTATCAACGAAAATATTTACAAAAACTAATTTTCCTTTTTTTGATTTTTTTATAGCTAACTTTAACTTTTCTTTTAATTCATATGAATATTTTATATTAATACCTATATGACCATATGATTTTGCTAATGTTACAAAATCAGGTAAAGATTTCATATATGAATGAGAATGTCTGCCATCATAAATCATATCTTGCCATTGTTTAACCATACCTAATGAACTATTATTTAAATTTATTATTATTAT is from Buchnera aphidicola (Taiwanaphis decaspermi) and encodes:
- the rsmH gene encoding 16S rRNA (cytosine(1402)-N(4))-methyltransferase RsmH gives rise to the protein MIKKHKSVLLKESIKSLNIIPNGIYIDCTFGGGGHSEKILEKLNSKGKLYAIDKDLKAVKYGEKKIKDNRFKIIHLSFSKLIKYIKKKKMLGLINGIIIDLGISSIQLNDPKRGFSFIKKGPLDMRIDNSNKNNINARQWLSKSNQKSIELVLRKYGEERFSKKIAKLIFNYKKKKDIKNTLELSKIIKNNIFLRKRNKHPATKTFQAIRIFINQELKELKSILNHSLKILKKKGRLTIISFHSLEDKIVKKFINKFSGKISIPNKLPLTEIQINSIRKKKIKIISKIFPSVHEKQKNRSSRSAIMRTIEKK
- a CDS encoding 5'-methylthioadenosine/adenosylhomocysteine nucleosidase, which translates into the protein MKIGVIVAIKKEAFLIYKKIKNKKKIKICGFKIYFGKVYNFVIYIIISGIGKVSATISSMILINNFDIKIMINIGSAGSLSNKYKIGTILIPNKIGYHDVDVTAFKYKLGQIPKIPAFMKINKIIFNKFKNKIISEKKIITGLLLTGDQFINKKRSINILKKFPKAIAVDMESCAISHVCYKFKIPIIVIKSISDFSNEKSHYDFKNFLSLSVYNSSKILFCVLENFNIIKNNLSNF
- the erpA gene encoding iron-sulfur cluster insertion protein ErpA, translated to MNNVEKQKLNITKNAIKRIKKIILNDDKKKYFRIYITGGGCNGFKYLFCTDNALKKNDIYIKKKIVLVVDYISFQYLIGSTLDYKKTLQSSKFIVINPNAKNTCSCGISFNI
- the lpdA gene encoding dihydrolipoyl dehydrogenase; its protein translation is MSKKEINTHVVVIGSGPAGYSAAFRCSDLGLKTLLIEKNNFLGGVCLNVGCIPSKSLLYIAKIIKETKNISNYGVKFEKCKIDINKINNWKKNVILKLNNGLKNLSNKKKIKIIYGNAKFINNKKIKVKQNNKYIYINFNYAIISTGSKPAKLPLITYKNKRIWNSTEALKIPYIPKRLLIIGGGIIGLEIATIYSSLGSKKINIIENSEQILPFLDKDVINMYQKESNKYFSIMLNSFISKIMLNKKNISVIIRKKNNSLKIEKEYDAILVSIGRVPSINIIKNSNLNIKIKNNFVKVNNQMCTNISNIYAVGDITGNPMLAHKAIHQGRLAAEVISGKKHFFTPKVIPSVAYTDPEIAWVGITEKEAIKNKISYKTSTINWNMCGKAISSNNTNGLTKLIFDTNNRIIGGLIVGHNAGEIISEISIAIEMCCDAEDISLTIHPHPTLNETIRMAADLYQKTSTDI
- the ilvN gene encoding acetolactate synthase small subunit encodes the protein MLKTLSIILENESGALSRVVGLFSQRGYNIESLTVSPTEDPTLSSMTIQTIGDNNTLEQIKKQLHKLIDVLQVRELNFLDYITKEIILLKIKLKKHKKKEIEKNIKKFKGKIINIKLNKYIIQLTDNNKRINSFIKIIKEDSNIIETSRSGIVVIHKN
- a CDS encoding 2-oxo acid dehydrogenase subunit E2, whose protein sequence is MEKKIYIPDIGLEKAEIIEIFVKKNDLVKKNDSLMIVEGSKTSMEIPSPYSGTIKNIFKKIGDKIKTNSLIMVCKLSNDKKFDINEKKIKKIDNYYLNKKQFIINASPMIRKLARIKNINLNDVNGTGLKGRILKEDLNIYIKKNINNINIDKKIKEIICFKKSKKFKKENTKEILFSSIQKISSQRLHKNYLMVPHVTQFDEVDITDLEKFRKKYNKSISSKKLTLLPFIIKAVSKSLEKYEKFNSSWLNNNKIIIKKYINIGIAVATKNGLVVPVIKDANKKNIKNIFDEIIKIVKLSKKSKLKINQLQGGTFTISNLGGIGGKFFTPIINCPEVAILGVSKSFIKPVWKKDNWIPRVILPLSLSFDHRIIDGIDASIFITYINKILSDIRYIIM